AACTCCTTCAGGGGTGTAACCAGAGACTCAGTATTAAATTCCCTACACTGAAAGACTTACAGTGGTTTCTATTTTCCTGAGTGGGCCTTGACTTATACAGGCGACCCAAGTTATACCATTTAAATGTCATTAAGATCATTAAAAACCATCATAGGAAGTTACTGTACTTTGGCCCTATTCCAAACTGGGACAATACACACTGGTTCATGTCACCATGCAAGCAGCAGGGGTGAGGGGTTAGAGGTTACACGACTTACCTAGTCCCAACTTTTTCTCTCGTGGTCTTAGAAGCTGTAGGAATAAGAAATAGCATTTtacacaaagaaacagaaatcttatcatgttaaattttattttattcaaaagtGCATACTCACTTTAATAGAAATATAGTTGCACTTGTTAGAACTTAAAGCAAAGTATCCTTAATATTtttttgccaaaagaaaaaaaaaagcagttggtAACAAACCAAATAGTTTAACATagctaacattcttttttttttttttttttttttgagatgcagtctcgctctgttgcctaggctggagtacagtggcgtgatctcggctcactgcaacctccgcctcctgggttcaagtgattctcctgcctcagcctccagactagctgggattacaggcatgcaccaccatgcctggctaatttttgtatttttagtagagacagggttccactgtgttagccaggatggtctcgatctcctgacctcgtgatccgcccacctcggcctcccaaagcactgggattactgggattacaggcatgagcgactgcgcCCATCCGGCAAAGCAACATTCTTTAACCCTGACCCTacaatcaaaattttaaactttttttttctggtgtcaCTCactctattttaaataatttgtctttACATCTACACTTGATTTTCCTTTTAAACCTATTGATTCCTTCCTAGAAAAATGTAGGACTTACCTCATTATTTCACACCTTCTTGGGAAATCTGATGTTTGTTCTCTTGATTCCCTTTGGGTTTTGAATACTAATATCACTCTTCCTCTATTAACTTATCTTGACCTTATGCTTGGATGACCTCATCTCCTCTACTGGTCCAAGGACATGTCATATTCCTaattaaattctttctcttttcttactaTTGGTCAATCACTTAGTCCTCCTAAATCTTTTTGCTTAATAGTTGGAGCCTGacttttatttgtttagtttttccttttggcTGGACACTTAAAAAGTCAAATGCCAAAGTTCTCACTGTGCTCTACGTTTCTGAGGTATGGGGTTCAGGGAGACTCATTAGTGAGCATGTCTTGTCTATCTTGTCCCCTTCTACACTTGCCAGTATATAAGCAGGTTGCCTCTGACTGCAAATCTCTCAACAAAGCATTTTCAATTAAAGcaggatgaatttttttttttcgccATACGCAATCTGCTGGaggtttctatttgcatggaatgtctttttccatcccttcactttgagTCTATGTGTATCCTTACAAGTCAAGTCTTTTGTGGGAAGCATATAGttggctcttttttaaaaaatccattcagtcACTCCAGGTCTTTGGAGAATTTAATCCCTTTATATCCATGGTAATTACCAACATGTAATTTAAGAACTtcctactgccattttgttaattgcttctagttgttttgtagatcttttgcttctttctctttctcctttcctttatgATTATTTTCTGTACTATTATGCTTTGATTccttactttttatcttttgtgaatCTACTTTAGGCTTTTCCTTTATGATTACCATGAGACTTACAAAACCCATCTTATAGTGATAACaggctattttaagctgataacaatcTAACTGCTAAAAAGAAATCCTCTATACTTTTACTCCACTATCcccacatttaaaaatttttaagtcacAATTTGTATCTATAGCAAAGTACATCTTGCATAAAGATGGATAAAATACACTGCTGTCTGGTAAGAGCTTACAGGAAGGAAAGACGTTCAAATAAGCATCTATGATAACTGCAAGTCACTGAACAAAATCAAACAGGATATATCAGATCACAGctagattttatttgattttgtgaATAATTTCTGACAAACTACTGATCCCCATCTGTTATCTGCCCtgaaaaagcaaattttttaaagctcatctgAGATTTTCTACAACTCTGTTTTAGCTGGAAAatctttcttttaagaaaagataactttggccagatgcagtggttcacacctgtaatcccagcactttggaaggctgaggcaggtgaatcatttgaggtcaggagttaagagaccagcttggccaacgtggtgagacctcatctctactaaaaatacaaaaattagccaggcgcagtggcacgtgcctgtaatcccagctactcaggaggctgaggtagaagaattgcttgaacccgggaagtacaggttgcatgagctgagatcacaccacagcactccagcctcagtgacagagtgagactctgtctcaaaaaaacaaacaaacaaacaaagataacTTTGTTACAGTTGCACACTCCCTTAACCCCAAGTGATACTTTCTAAGACCCCCAGGAGATGCCTGAAATCTCCAATAGTACCAAACcttatatatactttttcttatacatacacacctatcacagtttaatttataaattaagcacagtaagagattaacaatacccaataataaaataaaacaattacaacaatatattgtaataaaagttatgtgaactTGGTCTAACTCAAAAAATCTTCTTGTACTGTACTTACCTCTTTTCAGACTGCAGGTAACAAAtcatggaaagcaaaaccatggaCAAGGAGACTATGATACTTAtaattttcagaatcttcaaaggtttatataaaatattagagtACTATGGAGCCATTAACAGAAATGAGGTGAGCTGGTGACAAAAGATCGCCAAGACAGAATTAGAAGTGATGATACAGGAAGATGGcagttatgttttaaaaaacaagaccacCACACTACCTAGTTCTgcaaatgcacatacacacatatatgcacaaaaAAACGCACCAAACTGTTGACCCAGGTCTCCCCTGTGCAAGGGAATGGGATGCCTAATAGAAAATGTTCAtcaggttgggcgtggtggctcacgcctgtaatcccagcactttgtggggctgaggtgggcagatcacctgaggttaggagttcaagaagagcctgaccaacatggtgaagcccagtctctactaaaaatactaaaattagctggcatggtggtgcaggtctgtaatcccagctactcgggaggctggggcagaactgcttgaaccgaggaggcagagtgtgcagtgagctgagatcttgccattgcactccagcctgggtgacagagcgagactccaatctcgaaaaaaataaaaataaagaaaatggtcaTCAAAGGCAACTTCGGTTTTACTGGTAACATTTATACTTTACAAAGATGTGCTTGTTTATTTCTTATGTAGGAAATCCAAACTGTTTCTATTTGGTATGCTTTACTTTCAGACTCTTAATTCCACCTCTCCACCCTCCCCTGATCCTTTTTTGCCTCTTCATATCAATCTGATGGCCCCTTTCTATGTGAGGCAGGATAGCATTACAGACAGGAAGATGAACCCTGGAACCAcaatgcctgggtttgaatcctggccaCTGCTCATTTGCCATGTGATCTTGAGAATATAAAGAGACACGACAAAGCCCCCTCTCTCACTTGCTTTCATGAGGAACAAGCAAGTGGATTCACATAAAGTGCTTGCAAGAATGCCAGGCATATACTTTTTGAAGTATGTTTGCCACAACTgcttataaaatacttttatggGAAACTATAAATTTGTTTGACAAGAACCTTTGTAAAACTTATCACAGACAATCTTGAAAAAAGTTACTTAAAAACAGAATTGAGACTATACTACATATACAGTTTCATAAACTGCTTTATACTTATTACAAAGGTATTAACGATTTTTGAGGGTCATGAGATTACTGCCAGATGATCCTTCAGAAAAACAGTATCAATTTATACTAGGATCAACAGTATTTGAGTGGACTTGTTCTATAATACTCTCAGAAACACTGggtttaaaaagaaaggagaaaataaaaataaatcttcagcTAATAAGGCTAATATGTACTCTCCTCCTGTTTTGTAAATCTTCATTTATCAGTGAGgctcagtatttttttcttgtttactgGCCATTTCTAGTTTTGGTCTTATGAATTATCTGGTTGGTTGGGGTACTGATCTTGTTAGAAATATTTTGGTATTTGGGAATGGACAGAAGTTTAATATTTTCAAGTAGTCAAACCTTTTTATCTTACATTTGATGTTTTAAGAATAATAAACGTGTTACATTTTATTATCagagtaagtttttaaaatactaaactaaaataatgaaaaaatgtaaGACAAAGTTCTAAGAATCTACTACACAGcacggtgactatagttaatagtatcatattatatacttgaaatttacAGAGAGCAGATCTTAACTGTCCTCATCACTGTCAACTTGCCCCCAAGGGTAACTACATGAGGTGATGGACAGGTTCATTCCCCAAATGTGGTATTCATTTCagaatgtatatgtgtatcaaaCCATCgcattgtatactttaaatatatataactttgtcaattatacctcaataaagctggaagaaaatgtgacaaaatataaatgactttATCTGATCTCAAGTTGGGAGATGAAACAAACTACATAAACCAAACATAATAGAAGCATTCAACACACAGCAGTTGAAGTCCTTCACAATTTCAGATCTCTGCCTTGTAAGCACTGTGAATAGTTCAGAGTAAGTGCCCCCAATTTCTCTATGGTCCTACCTAGTTAGGTCATTAAAAATGACCTAACCTCTTGCTTCAGTTGTGTCAcctacagaatttttaaaaatatcttctttggCTTCTTTTCTGAAAGACTCATTTCAGCCAGTTTGAAAGGCTGACAAAGCATCTGTGGTGAATACTTCATCTGAGGTATTCTAACATGGTTTCAATAATCCCTCATTTTCCCAACGAAACATACATATGTCACTAAAAGCAAGTGTCATCCCTAGCATGGATTAATACTGTCTTTTTTTTCAAAGTCATTTTCTAGTTTAACTTATTTAAATGtcataaaataatgaatgaataaggaatTTTATCTGGTAGTAGAGGGAAATCATAACAGTGAATGCAACTTTTTTTCTCGTTTTGAATTTTATTGGGTTGATAGGAAAAATGTCTTTGAAGAAAATGTTGTTTCAAAATTTGAAAGGTCAGTTTAGTAACCATTCCCTAAAATCAATCAATCACATCCTAAGGCTGAGGTTTTATGACAAAAGTATTCAAAATATTGTCTGGTTGATGGTCCGAGATTAAATGGCAGCACATAACTCAAAGAGTGTTGTGAATCAGTGGCCTTCACCCTGGGCTTCTAAAAGAAAACTTGGGGAACTACTGGCCAAAAATTCAAACCTAGCATTACTGAAAGTCTCTGCTAGAAGCCTGAAAATTTGTCAACTTTTTACCTCTTTCTGTATTCCTATCCATTAGAAGGTTTTCAGAGAAGACTTGAGGCATGACAGACCTGAGTTACTCATCTGTGAGACAGACTGAAAGAATTCCTAGAACTACATTTACCATGTAGTGAGTAACACAGTTCTTTTAAACTTGCCACCAAGACCTCATACAACTGACACTCACCTCTAAGTAGAAAGTATTTCTATTACTGAgatttatcaaaaatatttagactgagtgactgtttttttttaaatgattaattcaCCATTTCTTgaactataaataataataaacgtTCTCAAAGGGACTTCTTTCTCTATACCAATGGTTCTCTACTGGAGGCAAAGGGTAATTTTTCCCCTAAGGAAATATCTCAATATCCAAACATTTGCAGTTGCCAAGTGGGGAGGGGGGTTTCTAGTGGCATCTAGTGAGAAGAGTCCAGATGTGGTGCTGAACATCCTACAATAAACACGACAACCCCCACAGTAAAGAATTAATCTGTCCACACATCAATAGTGCCAAGACTGAAAAACTCTGGTCCGCAATAATTtgtgaatataaattataaaagagcTCACAAGTATACATAAACATTTGTAAATCCAAACCAgtgaccaaaaataaaattcatgaagCCATTATAAAATAAACTCTATATTTGCCTAGGCAACTTCTATATTAGAATAACAAGTTTCAAGGTGCAGTGGGTAAATCTAACGTTTAGGACTAATACAATCTACTTCCACAAGACTATTCTATAGACTAAAAATGCCAAGTACTCTGAGAAGTCATTAATGTTTCACAAGAAAACAATAACTTTTTCTACCTACACGCTCTTAATTTCAGGCAGTATTCTCTAATGAAAGTATGAGAATACTTAACGAAAGGGAGCAAGAAAgattaagacacacacacactaccaATTACAACCCAATTATATAATATTCCTTGTCAATTCAGTATCATGCTTTAATTTTTCCCCTTCAAGAAAATTTATCTGCAGAATTAGTTATAAACAGAGTTCATCCAAAAGCTCACTCTTTGCTGTAAAATGACCACTGACCCAACATACCAAAGATATGTAAAATTTTATGGAcaatgaaaatgcatttaaatccCAAATGCGTAAGTTGCTCTTTATCTTTTCAGTTTCTAAACAAATAGATTGAATTTAAGCACTGTTCATGTCTCATCTTTCCCCTACATAATCACAATTCATATCACAGAAAAATGTTCTTATAACTTACAATTCTGTCTGACCCATAGATCTTCTCCAACTGTTCAGCAACATCCCTTGTTCCATCTGGGCTTCCATCATCTATGATTATAATTTCATAGTTGATtccactaaaaaaattaaatttgtattaatGATTGATGACAGTGTTctcaaatttaaaagtaatttaaaaattactaattcCTTAAAAGTATAAATGGATATGTATTGCTATATTAATCGTTGAGGAAAACTTCAAttatcaaatgaaataaatgtcaAACATTTAGTACTTTACCTCCAAACCCAGTATGTTGCTGAAACATGCTAATGTCCTGAGATAATAAAGAATTCCTACACAGAGAACATACTTTTTAGTTCAAAAGAAAATCACGTAATGACCTATGtatcatatgaatttttttttgttttgagatggagtcttgctctgttgccaggctggagtgcagtggcgcagtctcggcttacctctgcctcctggcctcaagcgattctcctgcctcagcctcccgagtagctgggactacaggcgcccaccaccacgcccggctaattttttgtatttttagtagagacggggtttcactgtgttagacagcctggtctcaatctcctgacctcgtgatctgcccgcctcagcctcccaaaatgctgggattacaggcatgagcctccgtgcccagccATATGAAATTTTATTACCTATTTGGAAATAATATTCTGAACCTTAATAGCAAATCTtagttacataaaatatttcaaaagtacTTTACATGGTAACTCAAACCAAACTGAGTAACTCTGAGTGATTATTCTTGTTAATCTAATCCAAATAGAATAATCAAGTATAAATCTGATTTAATTTCacctttaaaaaaaccttttagaATGGTGACACAATCTTAAACCACAATTTCAAATAGTTGTGCCTATTACCTCAcatcatcaaattaaaaaaacaaaagcagagtaGCATTACAAAAGATTCCACTGTGCTTCAGAACTAACATCTGTTACTTTCCATTAATCTCAGGTGGTAGTTTCTAGTctaaaaacaaaccaacacaATACTTGGTGGATAAATAATACCTACGACATAACATTCCGTTTTCTCTTGGTCCTGCTTTAAGAAACAAAtacaagaggccgggcgcggtggctcacacctgtaatcccagcactttgggaggccgaggcgggcggatcacgaggtcaggatatcgagaccatcctggctaacacagtgaaaccccgtctctactaaaaagaacccgggaggcggagcttgcagtgagccaagaccgcgccactgcactccagcctgggcaacagagcaagactccgtctccaaaaaaaaaaaaaagaaaaaagaaacaaatacaagaAAATCAACCAGAAAACATATTCCACTGTTAAAGGCTTTAACAAGTCAGCCCCGGCAAACTTTGAAGACAAGAAAGCAAACCCCCGTGTTATCTATTCTCCAAGAGTAGAACAATGACTTTGGCTTCCCACTGTGCCTTAAATTTGGGCACTGGTGCCTTTACATGCCAAAATATGTACGGTGATTTTAACGTGCTGAAAGAGAAATTCCATAACCAAAATGGGGTCGTTAAAAGCAAATTACTGTCCCCTACCACTTCAAAGCAGCTACACCACCTGAGGGTGAGGCAGCTTAAAGGTACCAAGCTGGGCTGACTTCAGGTAATTTGATTGCATCTGAAAAGTTTTGTTTCCTTTATCAAACTTAATTTTGATCTTAAAAGATTCATTCACAAACCattaaaaggaaacataaattgtactacacaaaaaaattaaaacagcaaaaaaaatttgcaaaattagAATACAAGCTCTGAACGAGATCGGTTGTATGAcagttaatttctttaatttagaGCTTatagaaatcaaaattaaaagattaaacaggaaaaataaaaattgtaaaactcTGAGGGGCAAGGCATATGAAGGCAGTTATTCAAGAAAATACAATCAAAACAGCAATGGTTTTCACAAATGAGGACTTCCAACAATGTCAAGTTTAATGCTCAGGCGGGCTGGTTGATGGGAAAACAGGCACTCTGAAGAATGGAGAGTCCAAACTTGtacaaccttttttttctttagagcaaTTTGGCAGTAACTGTCCATTTTAAGCACATTTCTgtcgacccagcaatcctaccTCGAAGAATTTATCCCCAGCACACAAGTAAAAGTATGAACGTGTCTGCTGCCAACACTGATGCAATAAAGGAGCACCGCCATGTGTCAAGCACTTTTCTAAATTTAGCTGGAAAATATGGTGTGAACAAAGTCCTTGTTCTCATTTGCAAAGCAAAagccaaaaaacagaaacaaccaaAAGGCGCTGGAAATAATCCAGTTCATTGCCATGACctgattaaataaataacacagCCATATGGAATGTTACCTAACTTCCAAATTAATTTGCTATGTTTGTACATGTTAATAGGAGAAAAAGTCTTCAAAGATTTCGCAGCATGATCCCATTTGTGCAATCGTGAAACAAGTTACTTCGTACTGACTCCAGGattttttgcagtttttaaaaagactgcATTAACACTTCCAAATTCGAACTCCACCCACCCCCCATCCCGCTTCTAACAATCACACCAAACATCCACCAGTGATCAGCGAAGATGCCCTTCTGCTTTCTCCTTTCCAGAAAGGTTATCGTGCCCAGCAATAGCTCCCTAACCCACACACACCAAACCTCATGCTTATATAAGCACTCGGCACCGGAGTGGAGAGTGAGAGCTCTCGCTTGGACTCCCGGCTCTTGCCGCAGATCCTGACCGCCCAGAGGGAGGAGTGGGATCACGCTTTCAGCCTCGCTTCCAAGTAAAAGAGTGGCCAACCTTTCTACGGAAAGGCGGGGGACGGGAGTACTTCATAATAAAGATAATCGAAAGTCTCACAAAACCCAAGGGCAGGAATGAGAACCCAGGACACGAACAAAACCCAACAAGCATCCGCCTCTGCTTCCCTCGCAGGGTGGCCCCCTCCCCGGGCCTTCCTGCGTGAGGCAAAGTAGGCTGGACAGGGCCGCTACGCGCAGCCAGCTGCCGACACCCGGGCCGGGGAAGCCAGCTCATCTCATTCTTCGGGGAGGGAGACCTGGTGCGCTACCTCTCGGAGAAGCTTTTCACCAGCAGCCACACGATGAGCGGCAGGTTCTCGCGTTCGTTGTAGGTGGGTAAAAGCACCGAATATTTGTTCTGTCGTGGACTGCGCACTTCCAGCTCCCGCCGAGACCTGCGAGGACTACGACTGACTTCCAAGGAGGCCATGGCGGAACTGAGCCAGATGCCGGAAGCGGAATTACGTAATGCGGCGCGGAAAAGGACGGGTTGGACCGTACCAAATTCGGAAGCGGGGGATGATCTGTGTGATTGATCGCTAGTTCTTCTAGGGCCATTGCGTGGTTCAATTAGAAATATCCTGGATTTATAcatctttaaattttaatctGAAGGTTTCTTCAGGAAGTAAATATCTATTCATCACCTTTTCCCAAACTCCATAAAGTTTTTTAGTTTATCCCAGTCGCTAGGAGACAGGAGCCGGAAGCGGAAATGCCTTTCACGACAACTTCCGGAAGAGGTCGCCATGGCTTCCCGGGAGGAGGTACTCGCCTTACGGGCTGAAGTTGCCCAACGTGAGGAGGAATTGAATTCGCTGAAGCAGAAGCTGGCGTCGGCCCTTTTGGCTGAGCAGGAACCGCAGCCAGAACGGCTGGTTCAGGTGTCGCCGCTGCCGCCGAAGGCCGCTCTGTCCCGAGATGAGATTCTGCGCTATAGCCGGCAGCTAGTGCTGCCCGAGCTGGGCGTGCACGGACAGCTGCGCCTGGGGACCGCGTCCGTGCTAATCGTGGGCTGCGGTGGGCTTGGCTGTCCACTAGCGCAGTACTTGGCAGCGGCCGGCGTGGGCCGCCTTGGCCTTGTGGACTATGACGTGGTAGAGATGAGCAACCTGGCCCGCCAGGTGCTGCATGGCGAGGCACTGGCTGGCCAGGCCAAGGCCTTTTCGGCCGCCGCCTCGCTGCGCCGCCTCAATTCGGCAGTGGAATGCGTGCCGTACACTCAGGCCCTTACGCCAGCCACTGCCCTAGACCTGGTCCGCCGATATGATGTGGTGGCTGACTGCTCGGACAACGTGCCCACTCGCTACCTGGTTAATGACGCATGTGTGCTGGCGGGTCGGCCCCTCGTGTCTGCCAGTGCCTTGCGCTTCGAGGGCCAAATCACAGTCTACCATTATGACGGTGGGCCTTGCTATCGCTGCATATTCCCCCAACCACCCCCAGCGGAGACAGTGACCAACTGCGCGGACGGCGGGGTGCTCGGTGTCGTAACTGGGGTCCTGGGCTGCCTGCAGGCCTTGGAAGTGCTGAAAATCGCTGCGGGTCTGGGCCCGTCTTACAGTGGCAGCTTGTTGCTCTTTGATGCCCTGAGAGGGCATTTCCGCTCTATTCGGCTGCGGAGCCGCAGGCTCGACTGTGCAGCTTGCGGGGAACGGCCCACTGTGACTGATCTGCTGGACTATGAAGCCTTCTGTGGCTCCTCAGCCACTGATAAATGCCGCTCCCTGCAATTACTGAGCCCAGAGGAGCGTGTTTCTGTCACCGACTATAAGCGACTTCTGGATTCTGGGGCATTCCACCTGTTGCTGGACGTCAGGCCTCAGGTGGAGGTGGACATTTGTCGTTTGCCTCATGCCCTACACATCCCTCTGAAACATTTGGAACGCAGGGATGCGGAGAGCCTGAAACTCTTAAAAGAAGCAATCTGGGAAGAGAAGCAGGGCACACAAGAAGGGGCTGCTGTCCCCATTTATGTGATTTGCAAACTGGGAAATGACTCACAGAAAGCCGTGAAGATCCTCCAGTCCTTATCAGCAGCTCAAGAGTTAGACCCTTTAACAGTTCGGGATGTTGTGGGGGGCCTCATGGCCTGGGCTACCAAAATCGATGGAACATTTCCACAGTACTAAGGTGACTGGTATAGTCTGATGAGAAAGATGTGGATTGCCATAATACCTCAAAGATACACTTGTTTGCATTTTTCAGTAATATACATAGGAGCTGGGGATTCTACAGTATCTGTGAATACATGGACTCCTTTTTTATaaggagttttaaaaattgttatgtaTTGGATGACTTATTAATGGATTATACTGTTTCTGAgaaccatcatttttttttttcagcacacGGAGGGTGTCTTGGACATGTGAGATGTAACGTGACAggattttgtattttaaactgCAGATCATTTACCTGTCCTTATTTTCCACCTCCTCCTGTTAAAATGCTTTCTAAATCATTTTCATAGATTATATACTTAGGATCTGTTTACTGTTCAGTTAAGAAATTCTTGGATCTTATTAATATTTCAGATGATAGAATACATCctacagaaataaatacatgtttaaaatgtaaattgttttaattattcagAAAGAGGGTCATTCTATTTGGCATTTTGAATTAgtatcaaaatgagatttttttttttttttgagatggagtctcgctctgttgcccaggctggagtgcggtggtgcaatctcagctcaccgcaacctctgcctcccaggttcaagcgattctcctgcctcagcctcctgagtagctgggattacaggcgcaggccaccacgcccggctaatttttgtatttttagtacagagggggttttaccatgtttgtcaggctggtctcgaactcctgacctcgtgatccgcctgcctcgacctcccaaagtgctgggattacaggcgtgagccaccacaccctcccGAGATCTTTAAAGTTTACCAAAATAAAGGAAACCACCTTTGTAGTCTGTCAGTGTCTCATAAATTGCTGCTGTTTTCTTAAAGTTAACTTCAGGGTCCACCTTATGTTGCACACATATAACATTGTTTAAATTGCATACTATGGTTTGACTTGCTTTGGAATTTTCAAGTCAAAGTCCCAACCCTTTGCCTCTCCCCCtttaatttgccttttctcttttgatttaatgtttttttattcCAGCATTTTATActaatgtaaaatgtttttatgtttgtttacttaacattttcataaaatagTAGGTAGTCTCACCAACTTCCAATATAGACAACAACATTATAAGTAAAAATTTGATTTGTGAGTGCCTATCAGTGGCCGGATGAACTAATGGCTTGTCAAAAGGGGGCCTGTTCCCTCACTACTTGCTGCGTGCAGGCTTATAATCATCAATTGCCGCTGTTATTGTTTTTTAAGAATGGCAGAAATCACAGATATAACTACAAAATCTTTGTATCtctgttaaccattttttttaaagcttaaatgTATCATAAGCCAGAAAAAACCCTTTGTAGACCAGATTCACTTACGAGTTTGCAATTTGTGATATAGAATCTTGTTTTATTATAAGAAGGTGGTATTTAACAAATTCAAAATTAGTCATCACTTTTTAACTGTGAAACATTGTAACTAATTCTTTGAACAGGTATACTTAAAGTATGGTATACCCTTCTGTTATAAAGATGAAGCAGGTCTCTTATGACTGTTCCTCTCAACGAGTTATGGAAGTAAATGACTGTGACCTGGAGTGAAGAACAAAGATGGCTGGCCTGTGTTTTTCATCTCCTTCTTCCAGGGACAACTGATTCTGATACATAGCAGGAAACAAATAGCGAGACACAGGAACAATTTCATATTCTAAAGACTGACGTCCTAAAGTTATAGACAGTTGTAGTTCCTATAAACCTGGTTGTCACTGGGGACAGGCAAGAGAAGCTGACTAGCTAAGTGTTAAAAGGGTTTTACTA
The Pongo pygmaeus isolate AG05252 chromosome 21, NHGRI_mPonPyg2-v2.0_pri, whole genome shotgun sequence DNA segment above includes these coding regions:
- the MOCS3 gene encoding adenylyltransferase and sulfurtransferase MOCS3; amino-acid sequence: MASREEVLALRAEVAQREEELNSLKQKLASALLAEQEPQPERLVQVSPLPPKAALSRDEILRYSRQLVLPELGVHGQLRLGTASVLIVGCGGLGCPLAQYLAAAGVGRLGLVDYDVVEMSNLARQVLHGEALAGQAKAFSAAASLRRLNSAVECVPYTQALTPATALDLVRRYDVVADCSDNVPTRYLVNDACVLAGRPLVSASALRFEGQITVYHYDGGPCYRCIFPQPPPAETVTNCADGGVLGVVTGVLGCLQALEVLKIAAGLGPSYSGSLLLFDALRGHFRSIRLRSRRLDCAACGERPTVTDLLDYEAFCGSSATDKCRSLQLLSPEERVSVTDYKRLLDSGAFHLLLDVRPQVEVDICRLPHALHIPLKHLERRDAESLKLLKEAIWEEKQGTQEGAAVPIYVICKLGNDSQKAVKILQSLSAAQELDPLTVRDVVGGLMAWATKIDGTFPQY